One Kitasatospora sp. NBC_01266 genomic window carries:
- a CDS encoding MFS transporter gives MTDPTSLSRRRRLLILAICCLSLLIVGLDNTIVNIALPSIQRDLHAPASGLQWVIAAYTLVLASLLILSGSVADRVGRRRIFQLGLLLFVLGSLLCSIAPSLGWLVAFRAVQAVGGSMLNPVAMSIITNVFTDPRERAQAIGVWGGVVGISMALGPLVGGLLVDSFGWPSIFLINVPIGLVAIVLAARFVPESRAPKPRRLDPVGQLLAVAVLGAGTAVIIEGPDHGWTSPGILALAAVALAALVAFPLWERRHREPLLDLRFFRSAPFSGATVIAVCAFASLGGFLFLNTLYLQDVRHYSPVEAGLWTLPIAGFTLVCAPISGRIVGSRGPRLPLLVAGPALAASGLLLTRLTATSSPALLLTAYSLFGLGFGLVNAPITNAAVSGMPRSQAGVAAAVASTSRQVGQSLGVAVLGTVVTAAVVAPFDTGFAPASHAAWWIIAGLGATITLLGLLTTTAWARATAAQVAARLDPPPAPAPAVQEARADRLR, from the coding sequence GTGACTGACCCGACCTCCCTCTCGCGGCGCCGCCGCCTGCTGATCCTGGCGATCTGCTGCCTGAGCCTGCTGATCGTCGGGCTGGACAACACCATCGTCAACATCGCGCTGCCGTCCATCCAGCGCGACCTGCACGCGCCCGCCTCCGGGCTCCAGTGGGTGATCGCCGCCTACACCCTGGTGCTCGCCTCGCTGCTGATCCTCTCCGGCTCGGTGGCCGACCGGGTCGGGCGCCGCCGGATCTTCCAGCTCGGCCTGCTGCTCTTCGTGCTCGGCTCGCTGCTCTGCAGCATCGCGCCGAGCCTGGGCTGGCTGGTCGCCTTCCGCGCGGTGCAGGCGGTGGGCGGCTCGATGCTCAACCCGGTGGCGATGTCGATCATCACCAACGTGTTCACCGACCCGCGCGAGCGGGCCCAGGCGATCGGCGTCTGGGGCGGCGTGGTGGGCATCAGCATGGCGCTCGGCCCGCTGGTCGGCGGGCTGCTGGTGGACAGCTTCGGCTGGCCGTCGATCTTCCTGATCAACGTCCCGATCGGCCTGGTCGCCATCGTGCTGGCCGCCCGCTTCGTCCCCGAGTCCAGGGCGCCCAAGCCGCGCCGCCTCGATCCGGTCGGCCAGCTGCTCGCCGTCGCCGTGCTCGGGGCCGGCACCGCCGTGATCATCGAGGGCCCGGACCACGGCTGGACCTCGCCGGGAATCCTGGCGCTGGCCGCCGTCGCGCTGGCCGCGCTGGTCGCCTTCCCGCTCTGGGAGCGCCGCCACCGCGAGCCGCTGCTCGACCTGCGGTTCTTCCGCAGCGCACCGTTCTCCGGGGCGACGGTGATCGCGGTCTGCGCCTTCGCCTCGCTCGGCGGCTTCCTCTTCCTCAACACCCTCTACCTGCAGGACGTGCGCCACTACTCCCCGGTCGAGGCCGGTCTGTGGACGCTGCCGATCGCCGGCTTCACCCTGGTCTGCGCCCCGATCTCCGGCCGGATCGTCGGCTCCCGCGGCCCCCGGCTGCCGCTGCTGGTGGCCGGCCCCGCGCTGGCCGCCAGCGGTCTGCTGCTCACCCGGCTGACCGCCACCTCCTCGCCCGCCCTGCTGCTGACCGCCTACAGCCTGTTCGGTCTCGGCTTCGGCCTGGTGAACGCCCCGATCACCAACGCGGCCGTCAGCGGCATGCCGCGCTCCCAGGCCGGGGTCGCGGCGGCGGTGGCCTCGACCAGCCGCCAGGTCGGCCAGTCGCTGGGCGTCGCGGTGCTCGGCACCGTGGTCACCGCCGCGGTGGTCGCCCCGTTCGACACCGGCTTCGCGCCCGCCAGCCACGCCGCCTGGTGGATCATCGCCGGCCTCGGCGCGACCATCACGCTGCTCGGCCTGCTCACCACCACCGCCTGGGCCCGAGCCACCGCCGCCCAGGTCGCCGCCCGCCTCGACCCGCCGCCCGCCCCGGCCCCCGCTGTCCAGGAGGCCCGCGCCGACCGGCTACGATGA
- the yaaA gene encoding peroxide stress protein YaaA, producing the protein MPFLVLLPPSEGKAEAPDGAPLALPSLSLPALTEARARVLDALVELCRGDQETAAEVLGLSKGLRGEIARNAALRTAGTLPAGELYTGVLYDALGLGKLDAAAYGRAERSLLVFSGLWGAVRIGDRIPAYRCSGGVKLPPLGALGAYWRRELAEVLPGEADRLVLDLRSSAYAASWKPAGEVIARTATVRVLQEKDGKRTVVSHFNKATKGRLVRDLLNSGEEPGTPGELLDVLRALGYQVEVAAQGTARKPWQLDVVVTEIH; encoded by the coding sequence ATGCCGTTCCTGGTCCTGCTGCCGCCGTCCGAGGGCAAGGCCGAAGCACCCGACGGAGCGCCGCTCGCCCTCCCCTCGCTCTCGCTGCCCGCGCTGACCGAGGCCCGTGCGCGGGTGCTGGACGCGCTGGTCGAACTCTGCCGCGGCGACCAGGAGACGGCCGCCGAGGTGCTCGGGCTGAGCAAGGGGCTGCGCGGCGAGATCGCCCGCAACGCCGCGCTGCGCACGGCGGGCACGCTGCCGGCCGGCGAGCTGTACACCGGCGTGCTCTACGACGCGCTCGGGCTCGGCAAGCTGGACGCGGCCGCCTACGGTCGGGCCGAGCGCTCGCTGCTGGTCTTCTCCGGCCTGTGGGGCGCGGTGCGGATCGGCGACCGGATCCCGGCCTACCGCTGCTCGGGCGGCGTGAAGCTGCCGCCGCTGGGCGCGCTCGGGGCGTACTGGCGCCGGGAGTTGGCGGAGGTGCTGCCCGGCGAGGCGGACCGGCTGGTGCTGGACCTGCGCAGTTCGGCGTACGCGGCCTCGTGGAAGCCGGCCGGTGAGGTGATCGCCCGCACCGCCACCGTGCGGGTGCTGCAGGAGAAGGACGGCAAGCGCACGGTGGTGAGCCACTTCAACAAGGCCACCAAGGGACGCCTGGTGCGCGACCTGCTCAACTCGGGCGAGGAGCCGGGCACGCCGGGCGAACTGCTGGACGTGCTGCGCGCGCTCGGCTACCAGGTGGAGGTCGCGGCTCAGGGAACCGCCCGCAAGCCCTGGCAGCTGGACGTCGTGGTCACCGAGATCCACTGA
- a CDS encoding bifunctional RNase H/acid phosphatase, translating into MPVRRFVVEADGGSRGNPGPAGYGAVVRDGDTGLIIAEAAEYIGRATNNVAEYRGLIAGLRAAHEIDPSAAVDVRMDSKLVVEQMSGRWKIKHPDMQPLAAEARTVFPRSQVGYTWIPRERNKDADRLANEAMDAGQAGKQWEPKARPAAPELSGAEASGAESAPSPLTPEPVAPESPAEPMAPKAGWAFAADLSTPTTLVLLRHGETALTPQKRFSGSTGSDPELSEKGRWQAERAAEALAARGTIEAVVSSPMLRARETAEAVAIRLGLPVRIEEGLREVDFGDWEGLTFAEAQQRHPEDLSAWLGSTEVKPTGSAESFATLAQRVAVARDKVLARYPGKTVLVVSHVGPIKSLVRLALGAPPDAVYKMELSAASLCAVQYYSDGNASLRLLNDTGHLR; encoded by the coding sequence GTGCCGGTCCGCAGGTTCGTCGTGGAAGCGGACGGCGGTTCCCGGGGCAACCCGGGACCGGCCGGTTACGGCGCCGTGGTCCGCGACGGTGACACCGGCCTGATCATCGCCGAGGCGGCCGAGTACATCGGCCGGGCGACGAACAACGTGGCCGAGTACCGGGGCCTGATCGCCGGCCTGCGGGCGGCCCACGAGATCGACCCGAGCGCCGCCGTGGACGTCCGAATGGACTCCAAGCTGGTGGTCGAGCAGATGTCGGGGCGCTGGAAGATCAAGCACCCCGACATGCAGCCGCTGGCCGCCGAGGCCCGCACCGTCTTCCCGCGCTCGCAGGTCGGCTACACCTGGATCCCGCGCGAGCGGAACAAGGACGCCGACCGGCTGGCCAACGAGGCGATGGACGCGGGCCAGGCGGGCAAGCAGTGGGAGCCCAAGGCCCGCCCGGCGGCGCCCGAGCTCTCGGGGGCCGAGGCCTCGGGGGCCGAGTCGGCGCCTTCGCCGCTCACGCCTGAGCCGGTGGCGCCCGAGTCGCCCGCCGAGCCGATGGCGCCCAAGGCCGGCTGGGCGTTCGCGGCCGACCTCAGCACCCCCACCACGCTGGTGCTGCTGCGGCACGGCGAGACCGCGCTCACCCCGCAGAAGCGGTTCTCCGGCAGCACCGGCAGCGACCCCGAACTGTCCGAGAAGGGCCGCTGGCAGGCCGAGCGGGCCGCCGAGGCGCTGGCCGCGCGCGGCACCATCGAGGCCGTGGTCAGCTCGCCGATGCTGCGCGCCCGGGAGACCGCCGAGGCGGTGGCGATCCGGCTCGGCCTGCCGGTGCGGATCGAGGAGGGCCTGCGCGAGGTGGACTTCGGCGACTGGGAGGGGCTGACCTTCGCCGAGGCGCAGCAACGCCACCCCGAGGACCTGAGCGCCTGGCTGGGCTCCACCGAGGTCAAGCCGACCGGCAGCGCCGAGAGCTTCGCCACGCTGGCCCAGCGGGTCGCGGTGGCCCGGGACAAGGTGCTGGCCCGCTACCCGGGCAAGACGGTGCTGGTGGTCTCGCACGTCGGCCCGATCAAGAGCCTGGTCCGGCTGGCGCTCGGGGCGCCGCCGGACGCGGTCTACAAGATGGAGCTGTCCGCCGCCTCGCTCTGCGCGGTGCAGTACTACAGCGACGGCAACGCCTCGCTGCGACTGCTCAACGACACCGGACACCTGCGCTGA
- a CDS encoding zinc ribbon domain-containing protein, translated as MNAAPADQIRLLDLQAIDSKLDQLAHRRRTLPEHAEIEKANADHTALKDLVIAAQAQQGDTARELTKAEQDVEQVRARAARNQQRMDSGTVSSAKDLENLQHEIGSLAKRQSDLEDVVLEVMERTEAAQTRVTELTARLQHAEVVLAEAVSRRDASFAEIDAEVAKVTRDREAVAQVIPADLLKVYTRLREQQGGVGAARLYQRRCEGCRVEFAVSDLNAIKAEPKDAVVRCENCGRILVRTADSGS; from the coding sequence TTGAACGCCGCGCCCGCCGACCAGATCCGCCTCCTCGACCTGCAGGCCATCGACTCCAAGCTCGACCAGCTGGCCCACCGGCGCCGCACCCTGCCCGAGCACGCGGAGATCGAGAAGGCCAACGCCGACCACACCGCGCTCAAGGACCTGGTGATCGCGGCCCAGGCCCAGCAGGGCGACACCGCCCGCGAGCTGACCAAGGCCGAGCAGGATGTCGAGCAGGTCCGCGCCCGGGCCGCCCGCAACCAGCAGCGGATGGACTCCGGCACCGTCAGCTCCGCCAAGGACCTGGAGAACCTCCAGCACGAGATCGGCTCGCTGGCCAAGCGCCAGTCCGACCTGGAGGACGTGGTCCTCGAGGTGATGGAGCGCACCGAGGCGGCGCAGACCCGGGTCACCGAGCTGACCGCCCGGCTGCAGCACGCAGAGGTGGTGCTGGCGGAGGCCGTCAGCCGCCGTGACGCCTCGTTCGCCGAGATCGACGCGGAGGTCGCCAAGGTCACCCGTGACCGCGAGGCCGTCGCCCAGGTGATCCCGGCCGACCTGCTCAAGGTCTACACCCGGCTGCGCGAGCAGCAGGGCGGGGTCGGCGCGGCCCGCCTGTACCAGCGCCGCTGCGAGGGCTGCCGGGTCGAGTTCGCGGTCTCCGACCTGAACGCGATCAAGGCCGAGCCGAAGGACGCCGTGGTGCGCTGCGAGAACTGTGGCCGGATCCTGGTGCGCACCGCCGACTCGGGCAGCTGA
- a CDS encoding Nif3-like dinuclear metal center hexameric protein, translating to MPKLSDVINTLDELYPPSWAESWDAVGLVCGDPDDQVRRVLFAVDPVQAVVEEAVAWGADLLVTHHPLYLRGTTSVAATSFKGRVVHTLIRAGIALHVAHTNADHADPGVSDALAEAIGLTVLAPLVPDPSDPAGRRGTGRICELPAPLPLAEFAAQVAAALPATAAGVRVSGDPQRPVHRVAVSGGSGDSFFAEVRAAGVDAYVTADLRHHPAAEAAEASAVALVDAAHWATEWPWLNLAARSLETAATAHGWELATRVSTLVTDPWTAHAPMPYVQPQLFAEPQPQPQPSADAPSADAPSAG from the coding sequence GTGCCGAAACTGTCCGACGTCATCAACACGCTCGACGAGCTCTACCCGCCCAGCTGGGCGGAGTCCTGGGATGCCGTCGGCCTGGTCTGCGGCGATCCGGACGACCAGGTGCGCCGCGTGCTGTTCGCCGTCGACCCCGTGCAGGCCGTGGTCGAGGAGGCGGTGGCCTGGGGTGCCGACCTGCTGGTCACCCACCATCCCCTCTATCTGCGCGGCACCACCAGCGTGGCCGCGACCTCCTTCAAGGGGCGGGTGGTGCACACCCTGATCCGCGCCGGGATCGCGCTGCACGTCGCGCACACCAACGCCGACCACGCCGACCCGGGCGTCTCCGACGCGCTGGCCGAGGCGATCGGCCTGACCGTGCTCGCCCCGCTGGTCCCGGACCCGAGCGACCCGGCGGGCCGCCGGGGCACCGGGCGGATCTGCGAGCTGCCCGCGCCGCTGCCGCTGGCCGAGTTCGCCGCCCAGGTGGCGGCCGCCCTGCCCGCGACCGCCGCCGGCGTGCGGGTCTCCGGCGACCCGCAGCGCCCGGTCCACCGGGTCGCGGTCAGCGGCGGCTCCGGTGACAGCTTCTTCGCCGAGGTCCGGGCGGCGGGCGTGGACGCCTACGTCACCGCGGACCTGCGCCACCACCCGGCCGCCGAGGCCGCCGAGGCCTCCGCCGTCGCGCTGGTGGACGCCGCGCACTGGGCCACCGAGTGGCCCTGGCTGAACCTGGCCGCCCGCTCGCTCGAAACCGCCGCCACCGCGCACGGCTGGGAGCTGGCGACCCGGGTCTCCACCCTGGTCACCGACCCCTGGACGGCCCACGCGCCGATGCCGTACGTCCAACCGCAGCTGTTCGCCGAACCGCAGCCGCAGCCGCAGCCGTCCGCCGACGCGCCGTCCGCCGACGCACCGTCAGCCGGCTGA
- the lanL gene encoding class IV lanthionine synthetase LanL, whose protein sequence is METGIPPRPAGGPESVDRTWRTGAPADDTLVEVARAAVTGTGEQVGSGAGGWGAAFDGFWCTVRPPEVLARPELLPAQGWKIHVSAAGTVAAEVLSAVAGVLAEDPCAFRFAADRERLHRINSRDSERASVGKFITAYPLDEAQFVRLAEALHRATEGLPGPVVLSDRPYAPDSRVHYRYGVIARPAALDNDGAYRPLLHGPGGRRVEDVRGAGYHRPPWVVDPVEGRGSSGTRAVRTPGADRKGGAVLIGGRYLLTAALRQSSQGGVFLGTDTQGGANVVVKQARAYVEVDRAGTDARAALRHEARLLAELAELRLTARPLELIEQADSVLLVREYLPGQPLGSWVAARLTGDGAPDVPWEQAGPMALALVDLLERVHATGLVLRDLSPGNVLVLPDASLRLVGLELACPAGTVAGPAGTPGYRAPEQEAGSLRADPAADLFALGGLLFLLATGHDPLLPPDLPLARPVPERLGRWLALAAREGATARRLAAAVLGLRAQSPGERWPLSRVREAAPAPTPVPAPGPAPMAVPDGVLDRVLLDGLRRLARTATPLRPDRLWPAVPNGRRTDPCNVQHGASGVLAVLARALATPGLLSESARPEVELTVRQATKWVERRCAAEPLALPGLHFGRTGAAWALLEAAEALDDRALAGRARRLAAPVPVHWPNPDVCHGAAGAGFLRLRLGEHESALATARSLLAAAVTEPYGTVWPVPKDFDSGLAGITHLGYGHGVAGVGAFLLAAHRATGDAESLAGAERAARTLAATARHRGEAAWWPQGAGDPPGVRLAHWCSGSSGVGSFLVRLWQVNGDPEVRELAVAAGTAVLDDRWHSGTSACHGLAGDGEYLLDLARATGERRFHDGARELAELITARAALQDGLLVLPDETGTGCAAGYGTGTSGPLAFLLRLRHGGPRLWVDPVSVSGPASKVGPTPGSGPTPGSGPATPPEET, encoded by the coding sequence ATGGAGACAGGCATACCGCCGCGACCGGCCGGGGGGCCGGAGTCGGTGGACCGGACGTGGCGGACCGGGGCACCCGCGGACGACACGCTGGTCGAGGTGGCCCGGGCGGCCGTGACCGGCACCGGGGAGCAGGTGGGGAGCGGCGCGGGTGGCTGGGGGGCCGCCTTCGACGGCTTCTGGTGCACGGTGCGGCCGCCCGAGGTGCTCGCCCGTCCCGAGCTGCTGCCCGCGCAGGGCTGGAAGATCCACGTCAGCGCGGCCGGCACGGTCGCCGCCGAGGTGCTCTCGGCGGTGGCCGGCGTGCTGGCCGAGGACCCGTGCGCGTTCCGGTTCGCCGCCGACCGGGAGCGCCTGCACCGGATCAACTCGCGCGACAGCGAGCGCGCCTCGGTCGGCAAGTTCATCACCGCCTACCCGCTGGACGAGGCGCAGTTCGTACGACTGGCCGAGGCGCTGCACCGGGCCACCGAGGGCCTGCCGGGCCCGGTGGTGCTCTCCGACCGGCCGTACGCGCCGGACAGCCGGGTGCACTACCGGTACGGCGTGATCGCCAGGCCCGCCGCGCTGGACAACGACGGGGCGTACCGCCCGCTGCTGCACGGACCGGGCGGCCGGCGGGTCGAGGACGTGCGCGGGGCGGGCTACCACCGCCCGCCGTGGGTGGTCGACCCCGTCGAGGGGAGGGGGTCGAGCGGCACCCGCGCGGTGCGGACACCGGGCGCGGACCGGAAGGGCGGCGCAGTGCTGATCGGCGGCCGGTACCTGCTGACGGCGGCGCTGCGGCAGAGCAGCCAGGGCGGGGTGTTCCTCGGCACCGACACGCAGGGCGGGGCGAACGTGGTGGTCAAGCAGGCCAGGGCGTACGTCGAGGTGGACCGGGCGGGCACCGACGCGCGCGCGGCACTGCGCCACGAGGCGCGGCTGCTGGCCGAGTTGGCCGAGCTGCGGCTCACCGCGCGGCCGCTGGAGCTGATCGAGCAGGCCGACTCGGTGCTGCTGGTGCGGGAGTACCTCCCGGGCCAGCCGCTGGGAAGCTGGGTGGCGGCCCGGCTGACCGGCGACGGCGCGCCCGACGTGCCGTGGGAGCAGGCCGGGCCGATGGCGCTGGCGCTGGTCGACCTGCTGGAGCGGGTGCACGCGACCGGGCTGGTGCTGCGCGACCTGTCCCCCGGCAACGTGCTGGTGCTGCCGGACGCGTCACTCCGCCTGGTCGGCCTCGAACTCGCCTGCCCGGCGGGCACGGTGGCCGGCCCGGCGGGCACTCCCGGCTACCGCGCGCCGGAGCAGGAGGCCGGTTCGCTGCGCGCCGATCCGGCGGCGGACCTGTTCGCGCTCGGCGGGCTGCTCTTCCTGCTCGCCACCGGGCACGATCCGCTGCTGCCGCCGGATCTGCCACTGGCGCGTCCGGTGCCCGAGCGGCTCGGGCGCTGGCTGGCACTGGCCGCACGGGAGGGGGCGACGGCCCGGCGGCTGGCGGCGGCGGTACTGGGGCTGCGGGCCCAGTCGCCCGGCGAGCGGTGGCCGCTGTCCCGGGTGCGGGAGGCCGCGCCGGCTCCGACGCCGGTGCCCGCCCCTGGGCCCGCCCCGATGGCCGTGCCGGACGGCGTGCTCGACCGGGTGCTGCTGGACGGGCTGCGCCGACTCGCCCGGACCGCCACCCCGCTGCGCCCCGACCGGCTCTGGCCCGCCGTGCCCAACGGGCGGCGCACCGACCCCTGCAACGTCCAGCACGGCGCGTCCGGCGTGCTCGCGGTGCTGGCCCGCGCCCTGGCGACACCCGGCCTGCTGAGTGAATCGGCCCGCCCCGAAGTCGAACTGACTGTTCGTCAAGCCACGAAATGGGTCGAACGGCGGTGCGCCGCCGAGCCGTTGGCGCTGCCCGGACTGCACTTCGGGCGCACCGGGGCCGCCTGGGCACTGCTGGAGGCCGCGGAGGCGCTCGACGACCGGGCGCTGGCCGGACGGGCCCGGCGGCTGGCCGCTCCCGTCCCGGTCCACTGGCCCAACCCCGACGTCTGCCACGGCGCGGCCGGCGCCGGGTTCCTGCGGCTGCGGCTGGGCGAGCACGAGAGTGCGCTGGCCACCGCCCGGAGCCTGCTGGCGGCGGCCGTCACCGAGCCGTACGGAACGGTCTGGCCGGTGCCCAAGGACTTCGACTCCGGCCTGGCCGGGATCACCCACCTCGGGTACGGGCACGGTGTGGCCGGCGTCGGCGCCTTCCTGCTCGCCGCCCACCGGGCCACCGGTGACGCCGAGTCGCTGGCCGGCGCCGAGCGTGCCGCGCGGACCCTGGCGGCGACCGCGCGCCACCGGGGCGAGGCGGCCTGGTGGCCGCAGGGCGCCGGCGACCCGCCGGGCGTGCGGCTCGCGCACTGGTGCAGCGGGTCGTCCGGGGTGGGGAGCTTCCTGGTGCGGCTCTGGCAGGTCAACGGCGATCCGGAGGTGCGCGAGCTGGCGGTGGCGGCGGGGACGGCGGTGCTGGACGACCGCTGGCACAGCGGCACCAGCGCCTGCCACGGCCTGGCCGGGGACGGCGAGTACCTGCTGGACCTGGCCCGGGCCACCGGCGAGCGGCGGTTCCACGACGGTGCCCGGGAGTTGGCCGAGCTGATCACGGCCAGGGCCGCGCTGCAGGACGGGCTGCTGGTGCTGCCCGACGAGACCGGCACCGGCTGCGCGGCCGGGTACGGGACGGGCACGTCCGGTCCGCTCGCCTTCCTGCTTCGGCTGCGGCACGGCGGCCCGCGGCTCTGGGTCGACCCGGTGTCGGTGAGCGGCCCGGCGTCGAAGGTCGGCCCGACACCGGGGAGCGGCCCGACACCGGGGAGCGGCCCGGCCACGCCGCCGGAGGAGACCTGA
- a CDS encoding prolyl oligopeptidase family serine peptidase, translating into MTAALHTAAPALRRLSFTFAADGSHAACLAAGADRGWYAESWRLAEDEPARPRPLPLPGGRSESLRSQLVSLTDGRVLLCRHDGERHDLVLLADAAGLIEELPVATLRMAGLRLLPLPQPGPASCGGPSSPPGEGAPVAVALGTDTRSRATAEGATATTTAWLVYADGRPPSQVAELPGLHGGGVWLDRTGRLLSLDRVRDGVVKSVALDLRLGTVTPLLEIAERSNDRLLLFDPDTHFLLLRSDAPGEDRLGWGVLGGTEPVRFPEGLRLPGLFPRPVVVEPAVASAAHSRVVLQLDHGAASALALWRPVDGRLAPLAVPPGRFGAVGHWSRSAGLRMPYSAPDHPAALATLNVDRLAGPDTPGATGAPGAAQQAAPGLPGPGWRLDGSAAPSGGGRWHGAHSLQLAGPAGPIEAVVYGGEAWLTSPHLVIALHGGPADAWRLEFDPALQRMAAEGLAVLAPNQRGSTGYGSAHAMAIRSAWGGPDLADVLALLAGVAGRRTALGLAPPALFGVSYGAFLALLATAHAPVGQLARCAVVAPFLSGARLLAEGAPPVRALTTRLGGADPIDDAYGPRDVLRLAHRLAGPLLVVHGDRDEVVPVSQSRSLRDELLRIGWAEGSELRYLEVAGAGHEVLAEEGAAVLHELLAGFLRGG; encoded by the coding sequence ATGACCGCTGCCCTGCACACCGCCGCGCCGGCCCTGCGGCGGCTCAGCTTCACCTTCGCCGCCGACGGCTCGCACGCCGCCTGCCTGGCCGCCGGTGCGGACCGGGGCTGGTACGCCGAGAGCTGGCGGCTGGCCGAGGACGAGCCCGCCCGCCCGCGACCGCTGCCGCTGCCGGGCGGTCGCTCGGAGAGCCTGCGCTCGCAGCTGGTCTCGCTGACCGACGGCCGGGTGCTGCTCTGCCGGCACGACGGCGAGCGGCACGATCTGGTGCTGCTGGCCGACGCGGCGGGGCTGATCGAGGAACTGCCGGTGGCCACCCTGCGGATGGCCGGGCTGCGGCTGCTGCCGCTGCCGCAGCCCGGGCCCGCGTCCTGCGGCGGGCCGTCCAGCCCGCCGGGCGAGGGCGCGCCGGTGGCCGTGGCGCTCGGGACGGACACCCGCTCGCGGGCCACGGCCGAGGGCGCCACCGCGACCACCACCGCCTGGCTGGTATACGCCGACGGCCGGCCGCCGAGCCAGGTCGCCGAACTCCCCGGGCTGCACGGCGGCGGGGTCTGGCTGGACCGGACGGGTCGGCTGCTCAGCCTGGACCGGGTGCGCGACGGGGTGGTCAAGAGCGTCGCGCTCGACCTGCGGCTGGGCACCGTGACCCCGCTGCTGGAGATCGCCGAGCGCAGCAACGACCGGCTGCTGCTCTTCGACCCGGACACGCACTTCCTGCTGCTGCGCAGCGACGCCCCCGGCGAGGACCGGCTCGGCTGGGGCGTCCTCGGCGGCACCGAGCCGGTCCGCTTCCCGGAGGGCCTGCGCCTGCCCGGACTCTTCCCGCGCCCCGTGGTGGTGGAGCCCGCGGTGGCCTCGGCCGCGCACAGCCGGGTGGTGCTGCAGCTGGACCACGGCGCCGCGTCGGCCCTGGCGCTCTGGCGCCCGGTGGACGGGCGGTTGGCGCCGCTGGCGGTGCCGCCCGGCCGGTTCGGGGCGGTCGGCCACTGGTCGCGGTCCGCCGGGTTGCGGATGCCCTACTCGGCGCCGGACCATCCGGCCGCGCTGGCCACCCTGAACGTCGACCGGCTGGCGGGACCGGACACCCCAGGCGCCACGGGCGCCCCGGGCGCTGCGCAACAGGCGGCCCCCGGGCTGCCCGGTCCCGGCTGGCGCCTGGACGGCAGCGCAGCGCCGAGCGGCGGCGGCCGTTGGCACGGCGCGCACAGCCTGCAGCTGGCCGGACCGGCCGGACCGATCGAGGCCGTGGTGTACGGCGGCGAGGCCTGGCTGACCAGCCCGCACCTGGTGATCGCGCTGCACGGCGGCCCGGCCGACGCCTGGCGCCTGGAGTTCGACCCGGCCCTGCAGCGGATGGCCGCCGAGGGCCTGGCGGTGCTCGCACCCAACCAGCGCGGCAGCACCGGCTACGGATCCGCCCACGCGATGGCGATCCGGAGCGCCTGGGGCGGGCCCGACCTGGCCGACGTCCTCGCGCTGCTCGCGGGCGTGGCCGGTCGGCGGACCGCTCTCGGCCTGGCGCCGCCCGCGCTGTTCGGGGTCAGCTACGGCGCCTTCCTGGCCCTGCTGGCCACCGCCCACGCCCCCGTCGGACAGCTGGCGCGGTGCGCGGTGGTCGCCCCGTTCCTGTCCGGCGCCCGCCTGCTGGCCGAGGGCGCCCCGCCGGTCCGGGCGCTGACCACCCGCCTGGGCGGCGCCGACCCGATCGACGACGCGTACGGCCCGCGCGATGTGCTGCGGCTGGCGCACCGCCTGGCCGGGCCGCTGCTGGTCGTCCACGGCGACCGGGACGAGGTGGTGCCGGTGAGCCAATCCCGTTCGCTGCGCGACGAGTTGCTGCGGATCGGGTGGGCGGAGGGCAGCGAGCTGCGCTATCTGGAGGTGGCCGGCGCGGGACACGAGGTGCTCGCCGAGGAGGGCGCGGCCGTACTGCACGAACTGCTGGCGGGGTTCCTGCGGGGCGGCTAG
- a CDS encoding class I SAM-dependent methyltransferase, with translation MNETREQSGPAPEVLAAFTAADGFMPLDEGLALYAAAVEAAERTGLPVLEIGTYCGRSAILLADAARRTGTVALTVDHHRGSEEQQPGWEYHDASLVDPEIGLMDTLPRFRRTLHAAGLEQHVIALVGRSPQVAAVWGGRLGLVFIDGGHTDEHASGDYEGWVPHLAADGLLVVHDVFPDPADGGQAPYRVYLRALAEGFREVSVTGSLRVLRRAA, from the coding sequence ATGAACGAGACCCGGGAGCAGAGCGGCCCCGCACCCGAGGTGCTCGCCGCCTTCACCGCGGCGGACGGCTTCATGCCCCTCGACGAGGGCCTCGCGCTGTACGCCGCCGCCGTCGAGGCGGCGGAGCGGACCGGGCTGCCGGTGCTGGAGATCGGCACCTACTGCGGCCGCTCGGCGATCCTGCTGGCGGACGCCGCCCGGCGCACCGGCACCGTGGCGCTGACCGTGGACCACCACCGGGGCTCCGAGGAGCAGCAGCCCGGCTGGGAGTACCACGACGCCTCCCTGGTGGACCCCGAGATCGGCCTGATGGACACCCTCCCCCGGTTCCGCCGCACGCTGCACGCGGCCGGCCTGGAGCAGCACGTGATCGCCCTGGTCGGCCGCTCGCCGCAGGTCGCGGCGGTCTGGGGCGGCCGGCTCGGGCTGGTGTTCATCGACGGCGGCCACACCGACGAGCACGCGAGCGGCGACTACGAGGGCTGGGTTCCGCACCTGGCGGCGGACGGGCTGCTGGTCGTGCACGACGTCTTCCCGGACCCGGCGGACGGCGGCCAGGCCCCCTACCGGGTCTACCTGCGAGCGCTCGCGGAGGGCTTCCGGGAGGTCTCGGTCACCGGGTCGCTGCGGGTGCTGCGCCGCGCGGCCTGA